From Acinonyx jubatus isolate Ajub_Pintada_27869175 chromosome F2, VMU_Ajub_asm_v1.0, whole genome shotgun sequence, the proteins below share one genomic window:
- the TP53INP1 gene encoding tumor protein p53-inducible nuclear protein 1 isoform X1, with protein MFQRLNKMFVGEVNTSSNQEPEFSEKEDDEWILVDFIDTCTGFSAAEDEEEDISEESPTEHPSVFSCLPASLECLADTSDSCFLQFESCPMEESWFITPPPCFTAGGLTTLKVETSPMENLLIEHPSMSVYAVHNSCPAVSEASCGADEFHNPSSPRVEAQDEMGQHIHCYVAALAAHTAFLEQPKSFRPSQWIKEHSERQSLNRNSLRRQNLTRDCHSRQVKHSGWAVHQPCPRQYNY; from the exons ATGTTCCAGAGACTGAATAAAATGTTTGTGGGTGAAGTCAATACTTCTTCCAATCAAGAACCAGAATTTAGTGAGAAAGAAGATGATGAATGGATTCTTGTTGACTTCATAG ACACTTGCACTGGTTTCTCAGCagcagaagatgaagaagaagacaTCAGTGAAGAGTCACCTACTGAGCACCCTTCAGTCTTTTCCTGTTTACCTGCATCTCTTGAGTGCTTGGCTGATACAAGCGATTCCTGCTTCCTCCAATTTGAGTCCTGTCCGATGGAGGAGAGCTGGTTTatcacccctcccccatgttttACTGCAGGTGGATTAACCACTCTCAAGGTGGAAACCAGTCCTATGGAAAACCTTCTCATCGAACATCCCAGCATGTCTGTCTATGCTGTGCATAACTCCTGCCCTGCTGTCAGTGAGGCCAGCTGTGGGGCTGATGAATTTCATAACCCAAGTAGCCCCAG agTGGAAGCTCAGGATGAGATGGGGCAGCACATTCACTGCTATGTTGCAGCTCTTGCTGCTCATACAGCTTTTCTGGAACAACCCAAGAGCTTTCGCCCTTCCCAGTGGATAAAAGAACATAGTGAAAGACAGTCTTTAAACAGAAATAGCCTTCGTCGCCAAAATCTTACCAGGGACTGCCACTCTAGGCAAGTCAAGCACAGTGGCTGGGCCGTCCATCAGCCCTGCCCACGTCAGTACAATTACTAA
- the TP53INP1 gene encoding tumor protein p53-inducible nuclear protein 1 isoform X2 encodes MFQRLNKMFVGEVNTSSNQEPEFSEKEDDEWILVDFIDTCTGFSAAEDEEEDISEESPTEHPSVFSCLPASLECLADTSDSCFLQFESCPMEESWFITPPPCFTAGGLTTLKVETSPMENLLIEHPSMSVYAVHNSCPAVSEASCGADEFHNPSSPRARKSCL; translated from the exons ATGTTCCAGAGACTGAATAAAATGTTTGTGGGTGAAGTCAATACTTCTTCCAATCAAGAACCAGAATTTAGTGAGAAAGAAGATGATGAATGGATTCTTGTTGACTTCATAG ACACTTGCACTGGTTTCTCAGCagcagaagatgaagaagaagacaTCAGTGAAGAGTCACCTACTGAGCACCCTTCAGTCTTTTCCTGTTTACCTGCATCTCTTGAGTGCTTGGCTGATACAAGCGATTCCTGCTTCCTCCAATTTGAGTCCTGTCCGATGGAGGAGAGCTGGTTTatcacccctcccccatgttttACTGCAGGTGGATTAACCACTCTCAAGGTGGAAACCAGTCCTATGGAAAACCTTCTCATCGAACATCCCAGCATGTCTGTCTATGCTGTGCATAACTCCTGCCCTGCTGTCAGTGAGGCCAGCTGTGGGGCTGATGAATTTCATAACCCAAGTAGCCCCAG GGCCAGGAAAAGCTGCTTATAA